DNA from Malus sylvestris chromosome 11, drMalSylv7.2, whole genome shotgun sequence:
AGCTTGCTAACTGGAATAATTAACAATGCAATATATTTAGAAAAGAGTGAGTAGCAGCAAATAACACTTTCTATCAATTTAGGAATCAAGACTTTCGAGAGAGAAGCATTAGTATCTTTGTTCGATTGTATGACTAACTAATTAAAAAACATTACCAATACAGATTTTTTACTGCCAGAATAATCAGTAAAAACAAATTaccctattttttatttacattcAATCAAGAGCGAGACAAGGCCCTAAATCTAAACCCCACGGCCTTAATTCGAACCCTTtacttgaaattaaaaaacCCCTAATTTTAGAACCCTAATCTAACCCCCAGTGAAGCACCCTAAGTCTAACCCTCAATTTAAGAAAACCTAATCTAACCTCATTGCCCAAAATCGTTCCCCAAATTTAAGACCTAAATCTAACCCTAATTAAGAACCCTAAAAACTCtaattaggggtgggcataaAAATCATCAAACCGCAAAACCGTATCGAACTGTATAAAGAAAAACCGAAAAGAACCGTGTTGACCTCAAAACCGCCTCATTTACCTTACCCTCACCTCACTCACACTGCCTCACCCCTCACAACCCCattccccctccccccccccccatttcgCACATCTGAGTATCCAACCTTCACCATGGCGGCACGGCCTCTCATCCAAAAATATCAGTGATTCCTCAAGCAGCCCACAACCTCAGCTCTTTGCAACGACCCTCATCATCCTTCCTCTACAACAGCTCACGACTCTTCGTCCTCTGTCCTCCCTTTTTGGTATTTTCGCTATCCCCTTCATTTAGGGCCATTTGTTGAGCTTGAGTACTGCAAAAATgattttctttgcttggtttttGGTGTGGGGTAGACTATAGAGCCTTCACCTTTGAAATTTCAGGAATTAGAGGTCTTCTTAGGTAAAGATtttgtatttgaaaaaaaaaattgctaggAATCAGTTGTGTATATGAAGAGAAAGAAACAGTAGACATTTTTAGAATATGATCCCAATTGGGGTCCTTTGAGCACTCCAACCTACACAGAACAATTGTTAAAGTCTCCATTGAAGTAAAATTctgtttgtgattttttattttttttgggaaaaaaaacagTTGTCTTGGTTATCaaaaaggggagagaaagaaaaagttgaAACTGGGATTTGTTATTTTAGCtgttaaatgagtttaaatGCTTTATGGCCTAGAACTTAGTTAAAGAGAAAAAATCTTCAACCGTACACCCCTTTGCTGGGGAAAAATAAAGTGTTAAACTATGTTGAAATTAGTACGTTCATAGCATGTTTACCCCTTCTAACACGATTTGAAGGTTAAttaacattttgttttttgttttgtggttgCTCTGCAGTGGCACAACTGACGACAAAAATCAAGAGTCTCTAATTTAAGAACCTAAATGTAACCCCCAATTTACgaaccctaaatctaaccccACCGCCCCCAATTTGATAGaagaaaaaaaccctaattctaacccccattcaataaacaaaattgaaaaataaaaattgaagaggaaattACCTCTCGGAGACAAAGAGGCGACAACCAAAGAGAGGGACGAAGAGATGAGGTAAGTGAAGGAGAGACGGACGGAGATACAGAGGAAGGAAAGAGAGGGTATCACATGGggggaaaaggaagaaaagggaAGTGAGGGATGAACGACACACATGGGGTCAAAAATAGAGAATCTTGCGGACGGAGGCTTTGCCAGAATTTACAAACACTTGCGCGATGAATACATATGTTTCATCGCGCAAATATGCTTTGCGCGATGAAATATATGTATTCATCGTGCATGTGTCTGAAAATTTGATCTGCCCGTGTAAAATTAAAACGCTTGTGTGACCAAAAGTTGTTGTGCGTCGCgcaattatgttttaaaatgtttttttttactttttttttattttgattacaatttattataaaataaaataaaacaaatttatttaCAAAGTAATTCACATATAAAATGGGAATCATTCATACCATTTTTTACATCACTCTATATAATGCATTAACCATTTGATGTGTTTTACaaagaaagttacaaataaATTGCCTTAATCTTCATCCGAACTATAATAGCTTTCACTTTCGTCGCTATCATCATTTTCAGTGTCCCATTCCTCACCATCGATAGGTACGTCACCATCGTCATTTGTGCGCATTGGACCATCGTATCATGGAAGATTACCGAGGTCAATTGTGATTGACTGAATTAGTATTTCGAATGAAGACACTTCTTATATTTGAAATGGTTCTTAGATAAGATTAGTATCTCGAAGCCTTTCCACACCATTTTCCATCGAAGATTTTAGACATTAGTTAGCAACATTATTGATATCGTCATCAGTAGGGTCTTGTTCTGGTATAGCATACACGTTCTTATGATCCATCTTCTGAATAACTTTCCAACCCCTCCCGGCTTTAGGGTCATTTAGATACCCAATTTGTTTTTCCATGGTTGCTAAGACGTAAAGGTCGTCATCGTACCAAGTTTTGGTAGTGTTCACTAATAGTAATCTATGATCTCTTTTCTCACACTTCTCTacctatttgggtttgtatcaaaccatcgACACTTAAATAGGATCACAGCAATTGCATGACACTTGTTAGTTTGCATAGAATTCAATGTCTGTACTTTCGCCTCCCCCTAGGACATGAACATCACTATTTTGCGTACACAACTTGTCATCTCGTGCACCCACTAAGAACTTAATGTCATTGACATGGCAATCCGAGTAGAATTCAACGCAAATCGGTCTGAACGCCAAGTTATAGAACTCTTCATTGTGTACTAGGGAATTCGATGCTTTCAATTGATTCACCTAATATTAGACAAACATTTAAATTTGTTAGTTCGAGCAAATTAATTGGTACAATATATATGTCCAatacaaaacacttcaaacttacaTATTCGAGAAACCACTGCAGAAACAATTCACGgtgtttcttggcatacaaatgtGAAGAATGTGCCTACTTCATCATATTTTCATGCTCATCTAGGTATGACAGTGTCTCATCACAATTGTTGAGTATGAACCAATGTGCTACCTCCATGTCCTTCTTGGAAAACGACTCACCTCGTATCGGATCTCCAAATGGTTGAGCGATTTGGGAAAAAACTGAAAGTTTCTCCTTTCTTACACCCTCGTCATTATTGCGAGGAGGATGATTGAAAGTTGTCTCCACATCTTTTAAATACATACCACAAAATATAAGTGCCTTATATGCCACCCAAGCTTGTATAATTGATCTTTCTCTCGCCACTTGTGGTCCTATAGCAACCATCTCCGATGGccaaggtaacaaacttttccGGTGTGCCAACTAGATGTTACGTCTTCCTTGCATACAGGGCATGCCATATAACCCCTAGTGCTCTACCTGGAAATCATTGCATATGCAGGGAAATCATTCACAGTCCACATCACTGCAGCCCGCAAAGTGAACATCTTGCCAGTACACTTATCGTATGTGCGCACACCGTGTGTCCATAAATCTTTTAGCTCATCCACCAACTGTCGTAAGTATACATCGATTGCCCCACCAGGATCGTAGTTATCAATAGAGTCAtcatcatgtattcttttttcatacATTTCTATGGCAgcaaattatatgaaaatacaaaaatcgGCCAAGTAttgtggtgttggtttaaaacccTAAACGGATTAAATCTGTCAGTGGCAAGTCTCAATGTAACGTTCCGAGAATCAATAGCAAAATCAGGGAACGTTCGATCAAACTCTTTCCATGCCTCTCCATCTGCACGATGCCTCAGGACATCGTCATCAACCCACTTTTCCTTATATCATCTTATGTCCGTGGCAATATGCGTTGACATATACAATCGTTGTAACCTAGGCTTCAAAGGCAAATAACGCATGACTTTTCATGGGATCTTCGTCGATCTATTCTAAGATGTCATTTTGAACCTTGACTCATTGCATACATGACATTTATCCAACGCTTCATTCTCCTTATAGAGCAATACACAATTGTTTTTGCAAGCGTGAATTTTTTTCATAACCCAATCTGAGACCATTCAACACCTTTTAAGCGTTTCTATGGTCTTTCAACAAACAATTGTCCTTTGGTAGCATTCTCTTGCAAACccccaaaaaataatcaaaacattGGTTCGACATACGTTACTTTATTTTCCCGTGCATCAGTTCCACAATAGTAAGAATGGAAAATCCCTCACACCCCAAGTATAACTCTTGGTCGGCACGTCATACGAtacttttttaataatttttcatattttttgaaTTCTCCTTATCCTTTGGTGTTGGCACGTCATCTTCCACTTCTTGATTGGTATTTGTTAATGCAAATGGAAAACATCATTTAAGATTtccatgacttgttcattaggatccaTATTTGGTTCAACATTGCCCACTGTTGTCACGTTTGAAGACCAAGCATTGTCTAATTGTTCCCCGTTATGATTCCAAATATTATAGGTCTCTACCATTCCattccttactaaatgaaatcaAACCTTTCAAAAATTTCCTTAACGTGTTATTACACCTCCTACAAGGACATCGGATTCTAGTTGCACCCTAGTTGTGTGTACGtgcaaagtcaataaaatcctCGATTTCGTTCAAGTATTCGTTGGCGCATCTATTCGGGTTATGCATCCACGTTCTGTCCATCATTCTTACAACCACAATAACAGTACAATAATCACAACAACTTCTACATGATTTTCTCACCTTATGCCTCCGGTAAGGGCCCTATCCCATTCGAGAATCCAAAATTACGTCACGTAATTTACGGCTACTTCGGATTAGATTTTGATGTGGAGAAATTTCGGCAGCATCTCTGTACAGTTCTTCAAGTGCATAACATGGATATGAAATACATGCGTGCCACCCGAAGAACGTACGATGACGACACCGAAATTCCCACGACCGAAACCTAATCCTTTAATCGTAAACTACGCGGCATAACTTTGCATTCCCAAACTatccaaataatgggacaattcaagaatcaatTGGAACGCAGTCATGCTTTCACATCCATGCGTGACATCCAATTAATCCTCAAACAGGAAACTaaattttactaaaaaaaaccaagtacgaagttaatttcaattaacTCCATACATCACGACACATATTTGTACATCACGTACAAATTTGTACATATACAATTCAACATTATCCATAattataacataaaaattaaaatcatttaacaacttaaaataaacaaatttaacaacataatttcaatatactttaactaattcatattttttttaaataaaacaaaaaaatacctTCCAAATCGTTATCCACCAAGCGCTAGTCACACACAATATACCTATACACAACAAATTTTACGGTGTTAGTATGAATTGATATTGataattttaaatgaaaataacaaaaaccctTACCAAACACAACGAAATACCTCGATCAACCTAGAGATTTAGATGAATGAAGTTTTAAAGgaagaaattgagagaaaattggaCCGACGGATcccgaattgaaaaaaaacagaTGGAAAACTTTGCTCCCTCTACAACTTATAACGTCAGGTTATAAAGATCACTTTTGGGACAACCACTTTGCGCGACGGACATATAATTTGTCCTGCAGTTCCCGTAGCGCGATGAAAATTTTATGTTTGCTGCGCAAGTatcttttttttcattattttattttttttttatttatactttaatAATGTAATTCATTTGCACGACGAATACTAGGTTCATCGTCCAAGttgcattatttatttatttttcattttttccgttttatttcttattaatgtaaatttttttatatccaATTCAAATTATCAAACCAACTTATATATTACCAAATTATTTATTAGAACTAATTTATTAACTAAAAtatgttgtagcctattttatctgacaaaggTGAAAGGACCCGCGGTAAGGaaaagagagagtgagagatgtgtttgtagaattgtaggggaatgtgtgtgttatccctcctacatagtgcctttatttatagtagtaaaagaagagaagaaattccttcatccccaaggaatacaatatgtaataggaaaggataactagaatccaatctaatctaggatttacacaatcacacttaaattaggaaagtttacaacacttccccttgagtgtgtaaatactcaaggtagatttagcatcatgcagaagttgaggaagtcaacTTGTTGGCATTGATtctaaggaacaacgcttattctcaataaggtaagAACTTGTACAATTAAAtgagtctcactaaaaaaccctaaggctatggcaaaaacctgAGTTGGGACAAAATCcgtagtctaaggaaaaatgcgtgagaactgcgaagtcaaaagaaacgtctacgggacgtcatcagggatatgaccagcccaaggtgggtgcctcgtaaaacctagttaggtagcaaaaacccagtgggaaaaatgctcccaatcgtagggaaaaaaagtacattaagatcaagcaagtatcttcAGAATACTCCCTatgagtttgacacaattccaaaaagaaatagcaatgttacaactcagaaagtttaagtataccaattccatgaacaagcttctaaaACGTCATCTTCGgcagtgatttggtgaaaaggtcggccagattgtcttgtgaacgaatttgtgtgacttcaatcttctgatgctcttattGTTAATGTGTAAAGAAAAACTTCGGCGCAATGTGTTtagtgttgtctcctttgatgtaacccttcttgagctattCGATGCATGATgtgttgtcttcaaagatcatcgTCGAGACATCAACGGCGGGATAAATATCGCAGGAGCATCGAATATagcccactactgctctcaaccaaaagcattcccgagttgcttcatgtaaggcgagaatttcagcttGCATCTAGTGATCGAACGACCAtaagagtactcgaaggctttgttttatcctcattaaagcggtgcaacaccttttgggtgtagtttgattgatgtactagAATTCCATCTGAATAATACTCTATCTCGAGACTGAGACAGTATCGAATCTTACCTACAtcttttcatctcaaattccagcTTTAGGTGTGCGGCAGTTCTTGCGAGCTCTTCAAAAGTTCCGATAAGGTTCATgccatcgacatatactgcaacaatcgtaaatccggaatgtgacttcttaatgaacacacaagggtatagttcattgttcacatatccctgactagtcaaatactcactcagacggttataccacattcttccagaTTGTTTTAAACCgtagagtgaacgcctcagccgaattgaaaGTGTGTTCCAGGGttttgaaatatttgaaccagtcaatgtaagtccttcaggaactttcatataaattttcgtatcaagatccccatagagatacatAGTTACTACGTCTATCAACTGCATTCTCAGTTTTTctgaaactaccaaactgataaggtagcgaaaaatAATCACTTCCATaatgggtgaataagtttcaGCATAGTCAATCCTAGGGcattgtgagaagccttgtgcaACAAGATAAGCTTTGTAAttcacaatttcgttcttctaaTTACGCTTCCGAgcaaaaacccacttgtagccaacgagcTTCACATGTAGAGGAGTAAgagctacaggtccaaacatcTTACGTTTCACAAGCAAATCGAGTTCGACTTAGATTGCttatttccagtttgaccaatcagttctacgtcgacattcatcaacggaacgcgatTCAATGTCATCGTTCAACATTATCTCAAtagctactgcatatgctaatgcatcatcgacgatcatctcatttctacgccacacatcatctaacctagcataatagaccgaaatctcacgattctcgacggaggattcgtctcttcaaggacgttTCCATAACCTAAAATTTTCTCATGAATTGGatagaatgagtaagcgatagtcggattcacgatAGGCTCTTCGGGACCTTGTGTCGTGGATTTCCTCTTCcagggtgtgaatcctttgaaccaaaagGTTTGCCACACTTTTGTATAGAGGTAGATGATTTGCTAGACGTAAAGGTACGTGGATCACGAAGATTGGTGTCCTGGGCTTCTAGGAGGGAAGTCTgtcatacatttggtacatccatctttgtaggcatattcgcagctggaatatgtgatcttgtcacgcatGCTAGATCAGTGAAAGCATCTGGTAAGCTATGCTCtagagatctaatatgcgttgCACTTCAGATTCAGACTGAACGGTGTAgagatctaaatgagacaaagtaggggtcgtccacgataattcgtatcgttcttcaggaacgttgacattcttatctccccctaacgacgggaagattgtctcgtagaagtgacaatctgcaaaacgagcggtaaacagatcgcctatcaaaggttctaagtaacgaataatcgaaggagaatcatattcgacatagattctcatccttcactgaggccccatttttgtacgtaagggcagcgagatcggcacatataccgcacaaccaaaaacgcgtaGGTGTAGTTCTAAAAAAGAATGGTGTAAACCATCCTTGACGAATAGTCTATGGCGGGGCGTTAAGAAGATGAGTTCTCCATGAATGTGTTTACGTGTAGACGGCGGCATACGAGCCTCTATTAGGCTAGAGAGAATACGTGGAATATAGCTTCGACTATCTTcgtcataaaaataaatagttggctttgtagaaaattttgaaactttgatACAGCAATCTTGGGCACTTACCAAACATCAAATAACTAATAATTAATTTTAGTTTGTGCATAAATTGATGGGAGACAATGTTGGTCCAAATATATATGGGTAAACGCCTAATTTTTCAAAAGAGTCTAGGTTACCGGTTAGGCAGTTGCACCACAAACCTAATGTACCAAGGAAGACGAGAAAGATGCAAGAACTTGCTACATGAACACTTCGAATTTGACAATATCTAGAAATTATAagtaattgacaattaatgagAAATCTCCGTTCATTAATTCGTCATTACCGTGGATTAGtaaaaaagaaattttatttgaacccatttaACATttctctacacccaacttaaacttTAAATATGAAATGTCTTTATTATCCTATTGcatcctattgcataattatcaTCATGTACACGatgaaattaattataaaagtaaaatttatcaatatacCCCCTGCCACCccaaaaataatcaaacacTAACCATCACTAATCTTTCTTCGACGTTCTATTGTGACAAAAATCCTAAGACGCATTCATAGAAATAAaaaccgatttttttttacgtatgaacggtgattttgaagttttggatCCTCCAACTTTTTTATCGTCATCATGACTACCAACACCACCACCATATCTCCAACACTAACCTACTTCTATTTCTACTTCTACTGCTGCCAAAACAATAAGCAACAGCTTATCAAGGTCAACGACAAGAaaaggtggaggaggaggataAGAGAGTTGGCATATGCTTTCACTAGTACTGCTACCTCTTATATATGAGATCAAAACCCTACTTGTTGTAAGAGTAGGGTTTCTTTGACAAAAGGTTGGCTCAAGGGGAATCAAGTGAGTCGATCTGATAATTCGGTATTATTCCCAATACTACAATCCAGCCTACAAAATCTGCATGCATTTGTTAAACTAGTTAGGGTTTAGTTAATTTAGTTTGACTCTCATAGGCTCATGGCACTgtgtttaattagattaatagATTTAATTAACATGGATATTCATGAGACTGATCTGGGTAGCTTCTAATGTAAAAATAAtgagtgtaaagataaatttgcatattgaattgggtttgcgagggtagtttaggtaataaatttgggtttaaagagatattgataGTTTACTTAAAAATGATATGGGTGTAGAGAGTAAGTTGGATGTAGAGATAGGTTGTaagggttcaaataaaatttcccttagcACAATGAGCTAGACCACGTTAAATGTTTCTATAACCAACTTTTCATCCAATTTTCCGTCATTTGAGAGGTATGTAACTCACTTTTGAGGACATACGGTCTTCACTAAAATTATGCTCCTTGTAGTTTGCCTCTTTTAACTCTTCACAATAGTCTCAAAAAATACACATACTGCTCTTCAATGTTTCATTATTTAGATATGGAAAAACGGTTTAGCCCTCAAACGCGAGTCACGACTCACAATACACCCATTGATTAAAAAGTAAATGAGATTAGTTCAAATATAACGTTAGGGGCTTAAATTGGATATTTCCTGCTCGTTTACGGgataaattagaaagaaaattcGTCTAAAGGTTACATTGACACTAGAGGATGGGAGAATAAATTCAATTCCAACCTTTCATCCACAATATTTGAATCTAAAATCTCTCGGTTACTAGtataaatgaataatattagacCGTTATACTATACTAAGTGGCATAAATGAGAATTCAAGATTTGTATTGATATTCAAATTCATCGAAGCCTACCGAATGAGTTCAACACAACCTTTTGAGGCGGAAGATCCAAAAGGAAGAGTAGCAGCCCAATTTAAAAAGAGgcgttaggttttttttattttttattttttttgtcaaacaatagattttgttagattaatcATCGATGGAATTTGAACCCATAACGTCATGCAAAAGCTCAACTTTTTTCCACCACTATGATAAAAGGTCActtgtaaataaaataaaattaaaaatttaaaaaaaaaaaaaaaaaaaaaaggaagggagGGTTGATATGTGGCGTTAGGTCgatgaaatgaaaccaaactaGTGGGATACGGATCCAGTCATAAGCAATGACCACATGTTTGATATGGGGCTATGTTACTATAACTTGGTATCAAATTTGTTTCTCCGTCTCGTCTTTTAAAGATAACATAAACCAACCATAATAACTTGATATCGAAATTGTTACCCTTAAGTCAAACCCAAGATTGTCCAATCCCAAGTGACAAGGAATGCCACTAGCTCAAATCCGTAACGCCTATTTGTTTATATGTGGAAGAAATATTGAGTACCTAAAGAGGACTATCCTCCCAGATAACTCATCCCTACTGGAATAAACAGATGTAACTATGGCCTGAAATTCCAAATCAGCAATAACTTCAATTCACGCAATCTGTACATAAAAACTGCCCCAAAGAGCAAGATCTCGCAATCGGTATATATATTTCATTTCGAATAAGTGCGCAATTCTTATTTCAAATGCAAAAGAACCAGTACCTGAAAGGAATTCCGTGAATAAAAACGCCTGCAGAAGTTTAATTCATCTTCCACCAAACCAGAAACAATAACAGCTCAAGTTCTGAGTCAAAGACAAAACATTTCACTACCCTGAGGCTGATTTGACAATGAAATTCTGGCGACTAATGGGGTTCATCACAACCGGAGGTCCTGCGGTACGTGGCCAAGCCTGGAACTTCTTGTCAGTTTCTTCCCACCATTTTTTGTTTGAAACGGTACCGGGAGTACTACCTGGTTataatttaattgttaaattgcaCAGAAGTTTATTACAGTAAATGATTTCATCAAGCAGTTTTGTATCAGAAGTACCTCCAAATATCTTTTTGTCAGATATAGTAGTGTCGAAAACATAAGCAAGCCCAAAGGTTCCCACAATAGATCCTACAATGAACTTTGCTGCCATTTTTCAACTGCAATGGTAAAGAACATAACAATAAGGAAAATGGAGAAATGCCGAACGAGAAGTGCCAGTTATCTGATTAGGATCAGTTTCAGAATGAGTAAACTCAATAAAACAGATGTGTACAAGAAAAAAGGAAGCGATTAGAGGTTCTACACTTCACTTGTCGCCTATAGCCTTTAACATACAAGCACAACATCAGGAGTAGCATCACTTacaattttacaatttttaagAAGTTATGAATCTGCGATCATCATTCAAACCAAGCTTCTTAGAATATTACCATgttgtacccagtgcacaaggctcccgctttacgcagggtctgggagaggtgaatgtcggctagccttacccccatttatggagaggctgctcccaagtctcgaacccgagacctaccgctcatgggcgaagacacttgccatcacaccaagtgcgacctcttcttAGAATATTAccataaataagaaaaatactGATGACTAAAAGATTACAATTTTGAGTTAAGATAACAGTTTTGAGAAGTCCTAATTTGAAATTACGCACATGAACTTCAATGGGTTCAAATCAGCTAAAGCACTCTTCATAAATAAACCTATAGTTCAAATTTTCAAGAGACGAAGAAATGTGTGAATCTCATTCAAGACACCCTAGAACCTAGTTTGAACATGTCTCCATAAGATAAGGGTGATTTACAAGAAAATAATCCAAGAGATCATTAGTCCTACAAACATGCCTTCTGCTtgggggagagggagagagtcgTGGTGGCTAGGGTGGGTGTGGTTATGGCAGCGGAGGGCAGGGAGGAAACCACAAACTCACAGCCAAGAGATTCACACATTCATGGCCAAGACCCATGCAGATCCAAGTTGTTCAACCCCAAATTCGAAACTGACCCCAAAAGTAATCCAAATACGAGACCTGTTTTTTTGAAAAGATATTTACATTTAATCattgaatttattattttattgcacACATGGCACCCACATGGCATATATTTCAGAAAAACAGTGGTTCGTTCATGCCACATCACCAGCTTTGACAGATCAGTTGACATGA
Protein-coding regions in this window:
- the LOC126591545 gene encoding uncharacterized protein LOC126591545, with the protein product MAAKFIVGSIVGTFGLAYVFDTTISDKKIFGGSTPGTVSNKKWWEETDKKFQAWPRTAGPPVVMNPISRQNFIVKSASG